In a single window of the Kiloniellales bacterium genome:
- a CDS encoding class I SAM-dependent methyltransferase, whose protein sequence is MANIARFGVGEGGRARKRAAKVAAREAAFDTETWQHQSDLAQRSYASYAEYLEHQSSKLSQVEHRLHETYEVDLAEFRRRFADCEPLREARNVLCLAARLGTEVRALHDLGFFAVGIDLNPGKDNDCVLKGDFHHLVFPDGTVDAVYCNSLDHVMDLEKLLGEIDRVLRSGGLFVADLLQGFEEGFTPGRFESMIWRNREEFIQEIAQRSGFDVVEVRDLGHHRRDNWAQVVFRKGGPECTSPTTT, encoded by the coding sequence TTGGCGAATATTGCCCGCTTCGGCGTCGGTGAAGGCGGGCGGGCGCGCAAGCGGGCGGCAAAGGTCGCCGCTCGAGAAGCCGCCTTCGATACCGAGACCTGGCAGCACCAGTCGGACCTGGCGCAACGCAGCTATGCGTCCTACGCCGAGTATCTGGAACATCAGTCTAGCAAGCTGAGCCAGGTCGAGCACAGGCTCCACGAGACCTACGAGGTCGACCTCGCCGAGTTCCGGCGCCGCTTTGCGGACTGCGAGCCTCTGCGCGAGGCGCGCAACGTGCTTTGCCTTGCCGCCCGGCTCGGCACCGAGGTCCGGGCCTTGCACGATCTCGGGTTTTTCGCGGTCGGCATCGACCTCAATCCCGGCAAAGACAACGACTGCGTCCTCAAGGGCGACTTCCACCATCTGGTGTTCCCCGATGGCACGGTCGACGCGGTCTATTGCAACTCCCTCGACCACGTCATGGACCTCGAAAAGCTTCTCGGCGAGATCGACCGGGTCCTGCGCAGCGGCGGCCTCTTCGTTGCCGACCTGCTTCAGGGCTTCGAAGAGGGATTCACGCCCGGCAGGTTCGAGTCCATGATCTGGCGGAATCGAGAGGAGTTCATTCAAGAGATAGCGCAACGCAGTGGCTTCGATGTCGTGGAGGTCAGGGATCTGGGACACCACCGGCGTGACAACTGGGCGCAAGTCGTCTTCCGTAAGGGCGGTCCGGAATGTACTTCACCTACGACCACCTGA
- a CDS encoding acyl-CoA synthetase, which translates to MPAEPSIFDRDLDRNPANSAALTPLSFLRRAAAVYPDKLAVVHGAARFTYRQFEERCRRLAGALAARGVGNGDTVAVLAPNIPPLLEAHYGVPMTGGVLNALNTRLDAATIAFILEHGGAKVLIADREFSEVVEAALARLETRPLVIDIDDPEGEGGSLRGETDYETFLTGADPAFSPVLPADEWDAICLNYTSGTTGNPKGVVYHHRGAYLNAVGNLIAFGLTPQAVYLWTLPMFHCNGWCYTWAVTAAAGTHVCLRRVDPALIYPLIRDEGVSHMCGAPIILNLLIHAPDEVKLAFEQTVEIVTGGAAPPSAVIEAMEAQGFRVIHMYGLTECYGPATLCAWQEGWDGLDLQARSAKMARQGVSLLTLEHATVRDPETLAPLPADGETLGEIMLRGNTVMKGYLKNPAATEAAFQGGWFHTGDLAVLHPDGYIEVKDRAKDVIISGGENISSLEIEETLYRHPKVLEAAVVARPDGTWGETPCAFVTLKDGQDVEAEEIIAFCKDNMARFKAPRTVVFGPLPKTSTGKIQKFVLRDKAKRLA; encoded by the coding sequence ATGCCAGCAGAGCCTTCGATCTTCGACCGGGACCTGGACCGGAATCCGGCCAATTCCGCGGCCTTGACGCCCCTGAGCTTCCTGCGGCGGGCGGCGGCGGTCTACCCGGACAAGCTCGCCGTGGTTCACGGCGCCGCGCGCTTTACCTATCGCCAGTTCGAGGAACGCTGTCGGCGCCTGGCCGGCGCCCTGGCGGCCCGAGGGGTGGGCAACGGCGATACCGTGGCGGTCCTGGCGCCGAACATCCCGCCGCTCCTGGAGGCCCACTACGGGGTGCCCATGACCGGGGGCGTCCTGAACGCGCTCAACACCCGACTGGACGCGGCGACGATTGCCTTCATCCTGGAGCACGGCGGCGCCAAGGTGCTAATCGCCGACCGGGAGTTCTCCGAGGTGGTGGAGGCGGCGCTGGCGCGCCTGGAGACCAGGCCCCTGGTCATCGATATCGACGACCCGGAAGGAGAGGGCGGCAGCCTGCGCGGCGAGACCGACTACGAGACCTTCCTGACCGGCGCCGATCCGGCCTTCTCCCCGGTGCTGCCGGCGGACGAATGGGACGCGATCTGCCTCAACTACACCTCCGGGACGACCGGCAACCCCAAGGGCGTGGTCTATCACCACCGCGGCGCCTATCTGAACGCGGTCGGCAACCTGATCGCCTTCGGCCTGACCCCGCAGGCGGTCTACCTCTGGACCCTGCCGATGTTCCACTGCAACGGCTGGTGCTACACCTGGGCGGTGACCGCGGCGGCCGGGACCCACGTCTGCCTGCGCCGGGTCGACCCGGCGCTGATCTATCCGCTGATCCGCGACGAGGGTGTCAGCCACATGTGCGGGGCGCCGATCATCCTGAACCTGCTGATCCATGCCCCGGACGAGGTGAAGTTGGCCTTCGAGCAGACCGTCGAGATCGTCACCGGGGGCGCGGCGCCGCCCAGCGCCGTGATCGAGGCCATGGAGGCTCAGGGCTTCCGGGTCATCCACATGTACGGCCTCACCGAGTGCTACGGCCCGGCGACGCTCTGCGCCTGGCAGGAGGGCTGGGACGGCCTGGACCTGCAGGCGCGCTCGGCCAAGATGGCGCGCCAGGGGGTCTCCCTGCTGACCCTGGAGCACGCCACGGTGCGCGACCCCGAGACCCTGGCGCCCCTGCCGGCCGACGGCGAGACCCTGGGCGAGATCATGCTGCGCGGCAACACGGTGATGAAGGGCTACCTGAAGAACCCAGCGGCGACCGAGGCCGCCTTCCAGGGTGGCTGGTTCCACACCGGCGACCTCGCGGTCCTGCACCCCGACGGCTACATCGAGGTCAAGGACCGGGCCAAGGACGTGATCATCTCGGGTGGCGAGAACATCTCCAGCCTCGAGATCGAGGAGACGCTTTACCGCCATCCCAAGGTCCTGGAGGCGGCCGTCGTGGCCCGGCCCGACGGGACCTGGGGCGAGACGCCCTGCGCCTTCGTCACCCTGAAGGACGGGCAGGACGTCGAGGCGGAGGAGATCATCGCCTTCTGCAAGGACAACATGGCCCGCTTCAAGGCGCCAAGGACCGTGGTCTTCGGGCCGCTGCCCAAGACCTCGACCGGCAAGATCCAGAAATTCGTCCTGCGAGACAAGGCGAAGAGACTCGCCTAG
- a CDS encoding ABC transporter ATP-binding protein translates to MRTLFRIYFQADGARPWTVLAALIAASFVEGVGFMTLVPLLSVLTSQDEADQSQVTIIARDIAERFDITFEVGPLLLFFAGAMVLKSVFVFLAMRHVGHTIAEVVTRLRRRIIENLLKVRWGYLVQHPVGLVTHLLSGAASQYGSAYSHCATFLANTIQTAVYLVAGFLVSWQISIGAILVAGLMLVSLSFLVKIARRAGYREMQRMSELMVFLVDALNNIKPLKSMAKQAAFSNLFDKKIGSVRKAMKRQVFSKQALKNLNEIFLSIALSAGFYFAITVWNVEFIDLLVVGILLTKSVRGVSKLQDTYQNAAMVEGPCEKINAFIEESGAAKEREQGSLTATLEQGCRLESVVFGYGAKTILDTVSIEIPAGQITVLTGPSGAGKTTIADLIIGLYPPDEGQVTLDGVSLSEIELETWRRQIGYVPQELVLFNDSIYANVSLGDPGIGEEEVRRALEQSGAWEFVKDLPDGIMSLVGEKGSKLSGGQRQRIALARGLAAKPRLLILDEVTSALDPATEQAICENIKALAGEMTVLAITHRPAFIEIADRVYRVNDGVVLAGPEADEMALAGC, encoded by the coding sequence TTGAGAACACTGTTCAGAATCTATTTCCAGGCCGATGGAGCCCGCCCGTGGACCGTTCTGGCCGCCCTCATTGCGGCAAGCTTTGTCGAGGGTGTGGGCTTCATGACCCTGGTACCGCTCTTGTCCGTTCTAACCTCGCAGGATGAAGCCGACCAATCTCAGGTGACAATAATTGCCAGAGACATCGCCGAGCGCTTCGACATTACTTTCGAGGTCGGTCCGTTACTCCTTTTCTTCGCCGGCGCCATGGTCTTGAAATCAGTTTTTGTTTTCCTCGCCATGCGCCACGTCGGCCATACCATCGCCGAGGTCGTGACCCGCTTGCGGCGTCGCATCATCGAGAACTTGCTGAAGGTGCGGTGGGGTTATCTGGTCCAGCACCCGGTAGGCCTTGTGACGCACCTGTTGAGCGGCGCGGCCAGCCAGTACGGTTCTGCCTATTCACACTGTGCAACATTCTTGGCAAACACGATCCAGACTGCAGTCTACCTCGTTGCCGGTTTCTTGGTGTCTTGGCAAATCTCAATCGGCGCCATTTTGGTGGCTGGCTTGATGTTGGTCAGCCTAAGCTTCCTAGTCAAAATCGCGAGGCGAGCCGGGTATCGCGAGATGCAGCGTATGTCTGAGTTGATGGTATTCCTCGTTGACGCCCTCAACAACATCAAGCCGCTGAAGTCGATGGCCAAGCAGGCCGCCTTCTCGAACCTTTTCGACAAGAAAATCGGCTCTGTTCGCAAAGCCATGAAACGTCAGGTATTTAGCAAGCAAGCGCTGAAGAATTTGAACGAGATATTTTTGTCCATTGCTCTTAGCGCTGGATTCTACTTTGCAATCACAGTGTGGAACGTAGAATTTATTGACTTGCTTGTTGTGGGTATTCTTCTCACCAAGAGCGTTCGAGGCGTTTCGAAGCTCCAGGACACCTACCAGAATGCCGCCATGGTTGAGGGGCCCTGTGAGAAGATCAACGCGTTCATCGAAGAGTCCGGCGCTGCCAAGGAACGCGAGCAAGGCAGCCTCACGGCAACTCTGGAGCAAGGATGCCGATTGGAGAGCGTCGTCTTTGGATACGGAGCAAAGACCATCCTTGACACGGTCTCCATTGAGATCCCTGCCGGGCAGATCACAGTCCTGACGGGGCCTTCCGGTGCCGGGAAAACGACAATCGCCGACTTGATCATCGGCCTTTACCCGCCCGATGAAGGTCAAGTGACGCTCGACGGCGTGTCCTTGAGCGAGATAGAGCTGGAGACTTGGCGCCGCCAGATCGGTTACGTGCCCCAGGAACTGGTGCTTTTCAACGACAGCATCTATGCGAATGTCAGCCTCGGCGATCCGGGCATTGGAGAAGAGGAGGTACGGAGGGCGCTTGAGCAGTCCGGCGCTTGGGAATTCGTGAAAGACCTTCCCGATGGCATCATGTCGCTGGTAGGCGAGAAGGGGAGCAAGCTGTCGGGCGGACAGCGCCAGCGGATCGCCCTTGCCAGAGGACTCGCAGCCAAACCAAGACTGCTGATTCTGGACGAAGTCACGAGCGCGCTTGATCCGGCTACGGAGCAGGCTATTTGCGAGAACATCAAAGCCCTCGCGGGCGAGATGACTGTACTTGCCATCACCCACCGGCCCGCGTTCATCGAGATTGCGGATCGAGTCTACCGAGTGAATGACGGAGTTGTCTTGGCGGGACCCGAGGCTGACGAAATGGCCCTGGCAGGCTGTTGA
- a CDS encoding glycosyltransferase, with amino-acid sequence MSTSKRVAVCACTFRRPKGLQSLLEGLAAQTFTRLTTPEITIVIADNECSDVAERICCEFRQSRGIDLIYVREARRGIPFARNALLENIPDDATFFAMIDDDEVPVPEWLEELLLVQEETGAEVVRGPVVPEFPKDTPNWIVAANIHGWPNLPTSGALPHLQNGQEVEEGGTNNVLVKCEAVRRLAMKFDIRLGNMGGEDYMFFGQMYAAGCRIVYAKNAVVYAPVQAARASTSYVFLRQYQAALTHTAQNKRKPPNQTPVRVFLNRIKKSSFVNGLKHLFAGLGALVSSFFRKKHRDRDFALFILRTGYGVGLLSRLLQVKYEIYNKPAYNSEVRS; translated from the coding sequence ATGAGCACGTCCAAAAGAGTCGCGGTCTGCGCCTGTACCTTCCGGCGGCCCAAGGGTCTGCAGTCTCTGCTTGAGGGCTTGGCCGCGCAGACTTTCACTCGTTTGACCACTCCAGAGATCACGATCGTCATCGCTGACAACGAGTGCAGCGACGTGGCCGAGAGGATCTGTTGCGAGTTTCGACAGTCGAGGGGCATTGATCTGATCTACGTGCGCGAGGCACGCCGCGGCATCCCCTTCGCGCGAAACGCGTTGCTGGAAAACATTCCCGATGATGCAACTTTCTTCGCCATGATCGACGACGACGAAGTGCCTGTCCCTGAATGGCTGGAAGAACTCCTCCTTGTTCAAGAAGAAACGGGCGCGGAGGTGGTTCGCGGCCCAGTTGTGCCCGAATTTCCAAAAGACACGCCGAATTGGATTGTCGCAGCCAACATCCACGGCTGGCCAAATCTGCCGACATCAGGAGCCTTGCCCCATCTCCAGAATGGTCAGGAGGTTGAGGAAGGCGGTACCAACAATGTTCTCGTGAAGTGTGAAGCCGTGCGGCGCCTGGCTATGAAATTCGATATCCGGCTCGGGAACATGGGCGGTGAAGACTACATGTTCTTTGGGCAAATGTATGCGGCGGGATGTCGTATCGTCTACGCAAAAAATGCGGTCGTTTACGCACCGGTCCAAGCGGCCAGAGCCTCTACTTCCTACGTGTTTCTCCGGCAGTATCAGGCGGCGCTTACCCATACGGCTCAGAACAAAAGGAAGCCGCCGAACCAGACGCCGGTCCGCGTTTTTTTGAACAGGATCAAGAAGTCCTCTTTCGTTAATGGACTGAAGCATTTATTTGCCGGGTTGGGAGCCTTGGTGTCGAGCTTTTTCAGGAAGAAACATCGGGATCGTGATTTTGCCTTGTTCATCCTGCGAACGGGATACGGCGTGGGTCTGCTGTCTCGGTTGCTGCAGGTCAAGTACGAAATATACAATAAGCCGGCCTACAATTCCGAAGTAAGATCATAG
- a CDS encoding glycosyltransferase family 2 protein: protein MSDHISDDRLAGAVHRPTVTIGMPVFNGARYLERALKGVIDQSYEDFTLIVSDNASDDGTWEILEKWAARDDRIVLYRQAFNIGPLANFRYLLDKCDSRYFMWHAYDDWIESNYLESLVKVLIENPDCKLAIPKIDKVGAEGTLLETKHPPVTRQCSRQERINLLLSNTEPAWFYGLFDAYILKERYRLAVNFGYVWGSDTMVLVSYILNDEIIGNNDALFTQRITRVSTTNYAPRSAWERTRFFTWFVFCHFRVLGASKLTFGEKVHAMPRVFRHAYPRPITAKRLLKRPLKRLIRKLRVNTNSRF, encoded by the coding sequence ATGAGCGATCACATATCAGACGACCGGCTCGCCGGCGCTGTTCACCGGCCTACCGTCACGATTGGGATGCCGGTCTTCAATGGCGCTCGCTACCTGGAGCGAGCGCTCAAAGGTGTGATTGACCAATCCTATGAAGACTTCACATTGATTGTGTCGGACAATGCATCCGACGACGGCACTTGGGAGATCCTTGAAAAATGGGCGGCGCGCGACGACCGCATCGTCCTATATCGTCAAGCTTTCAATATTGGTCCTTTAGCGAATTTTCGATATCTCTTGGATAAATGCGACTCTCGTTACTTCATGTGGCATGCTTACGATGATTGGATCGAAAGCAACTACCTGGAATCCTTGGTCAAAGTACTTATCGAAAACCCAGACTGCAAGTTGGCGATTCCAAAGATCGATAAGGTCGGTGCCGAAGGGACTTTGCTCGAGACGAAACATCCTCCGGTTACGCGTCAATGCTCAAGGCAGGAGCGAATAAATTTGCTCTTGTCGAACACAGAGCCTGCGTGGTTTTACGGCCTTTTCGACGCGTATATCCTTAAGGAGCGGTATCGGCTAGCTGTCAATTTTGGATACGTATGGGGGTCCGATACCATGGTTTTGGTATCGTATATTCTGAACGATGAAATTATTGGAAACAATGACGCGCTTTTCACGCAGCGTATTACAAGGGTTTCCACAACCAACTATGCACCAAGATCAGCCTGGGAGCGAACGCGGTTTTTCACCTGGTTTGTGTTCTGCCATTTCCGCGTTCTCGGCGCATCGAAATTGACTTTCGGTGAAAAGGTTCACGCTATGCCCCGGGTTTTTCGGCATGCATATCCAAGGCCAATTACGGCTAAGAGGCTGCTAAAAAGGCCTCTAAAGAGGTTGATTCGCAAGCTGCGTGTGAACACAAATTCGCGCTTTTGA
- a CDS encoding DsbA family oxidoreductase, which translates to MRLDIFSDPICPWCFIGKRRLERALAARPDLKIEVHWRAFQLNPEMPAEGMDRQIYLELKFGGPAAAQRIYDTIAEAGAGEKIPFDFGAIRRTPNTVNAHRLIRRAGSEGKQDAVVEALFARYFLAGEDIGDSAALIEVAEAAGLASAGLEAFLAGSEESEAVRDEDSLARRTGIQGVPTFIFANRYALSGAHEPEVLLQMFELAEQDGAIEVAAGP; encoded by the coding sequence ATGCGGCTGGACATCTTTTCCGACCCGATCTGCCCCTGGTGCTTCATCGGCAAGCGCCGCCTCGAGCGGGCCCTCGCCGCCCGGCCGGACCTCAAGATCGAGGTCCATTGGCGGGCCTTCCAGCTCAATCCCGAGATGCCGGCCGAGGGCATGGACCGCCAGATTTACCTGGAACTCAAGTTCGGCGGTCCCGCCGCGGCCCAGCGGATCTACGACACCATCGCCGAGGCCGGCGCCGGCGAGAAGATCCCCTTCGACTTCGGCGCCATCCGGCGCACCCCCAACACCGTGAACGCCCACCGCCTGATCCGCCGCGCCGGCTCCGAGGGCAAGCAGGACGCGGTGGTCGAGGCCTTGTTCGCCCGCTATTTCCTCGCGGGAGAGGACATCGGCGATTCGGCGGCCCTGATCGAGGTGGCCGAGGCGGCCGGCCTCGCCTCGGCGGGCCTGGAGGCCTTCCTGGCCGGCAGCGAGGAAAGCGAGGCCGTGCGCGACGAGGACTCCCTGGCCCGCCGCACCGGGATCCAGGGCGTGCCCACCTTCATCTTCGCCAACCGCTATGCGCTTTCGGGCGCCCACGAGCCGGAGGTCCTGTTGCAGATGTTCGAGCTCGCCGAGCAGGACGGCGCTATCGAGGTCGCCGCCGGTCCCTGA
- a CDS encoding cephalosporin hydroxylase family protein, with product MKDEAFEARNRRLIANMAGDERLAEATKEWFARSYSYEYSYHFTWLGLPIIQYPQDIVALQEIIWRAQPDAIVETGIARGGSLIFSASLLELLGGERVVVGIDIDIRRENKRAVEQHPLAKRIVMIEGSSTDESTIAEVIKIVGDKKRVLVILDSNHTHAHVLEELRLYSPMVTAGSYLIVFDTLIENMPGEFFPNRPWGKGNNAMTAVHAFLDSTDRFEIDREIQDKLLITAAPDGYLKCIE from the coding sequence GTGAAAGACGAAGCCTTCGAAGCCCGAAACCGCAGGCTTATAGCCAATATGGCTGGTGATGAGCGCCTGGCCGAGGCCACCAAGGAGTGGTTTGCGCGAAGCTATAGTTACGAATACTCCTATCATTTCACGTGGCTGGGCCTACCCATCATCCAATATCCGCAGGATATAGTCGCGTTGCAGGAAATCATCTGGCGCGCGCAGCCCGACGCTATCGTTGAAACGGGTATTGCCCGTGGCGGATCGCTCATCTTCAGCGCCTCTCTCCTCGAGCTCCTTGGCGGCGAGCGGGTCGTCGTTGGGATCGATATCGATATTCGTCGCGAAAACAAAAGGGCCGTGGAACAGCATCCGCTCGCGAAACGAATTGTCATGATCGAGGGTTCGTCAACCGATGAATCGACCATTGCCGAGGTAATCAAGATCGTGGGCGACAAGAAAAGAGTCCTGGTTATCTTGGATTCTAATCACACCCACGCTCACGTCTTGGAGGAGCTCAGGCTTTATTCACCGATGGTTACGGCAGGCAGCTATCTCATCGTCTTCGACACTCTGATCGAAAACATGCCAGGCGAGTTCTTCCCCAATCGACCGTGGGGCAAAGGCAACAACGCAATGACGGCTGTTCACGCCTTCCTGGACTCGACCGACCGTTTCGAGATTGATCGCGAAATTCAGGACAAGCTGTTGATAACGGCAGCACCGGACGGATATCTCAAATGCATAGAGTAG